The bacterium genome contains the following window.
CGACATGCGGCAATGGACGAGTCTGTCGAGCATTGTTCTCTCTCCTGCCTATTCGCCTAGAGGAGACAGGATTGCCTTCATAAGCTTCGAGGATAGCGGCTCGAAGCTCTCGATGCTGGACGTGGTGTCAGGACGGGTTGATGAGGTGCTGGACTGCGATGGGGCTGTTGCGTCACCTGTATGGTCGCTTGATGGGAAGCGCATTGCGGTTGCCATCAGCAAGTCCGGCAATAGTGACATCTACGTGCTTGACGTGGTTTCAGAGAAGCTGACAAGGCTGACGTACTCGAAGTCGATAGAGACCTCGCCAACGTTCGCTCACAACGGCCGCTCGATTGCGTTCATGTCGGACAGGACGGGACGACCGCAGATATACGTGATGAGCATCGATGGTAGCGGGCTCAGGAGGCTGACCTTTGAGGGCAGGCACAACGAATGTCCAGCCTGGTCGCCTGACGGAAGCCTCATAGCGTATATGTCGCTGTTGGACAATGCTTTCCAGCTTCGGCTGATCGGGCCCGACGGGGAGGGCACTTGTGCGCTTGCAGAAGGGCTTTCAGATTGTGAGTCTCCAGCCTGGTCGCCTGATGGAGAGAAACTAGCCTTCAGCGCCAAGAAGGGCGGCTCGTTCAGCTCCCTGTACATGATTAACCGCGATGGGAGTGGGCTGACAGAAACTGTGTCTGTCCTCGGCAACTGCACCGAGCCAAGCTGGTCTCCGTAAAGAGGTATTGTTATGAAACGTCTGAAAATCGCCATTGACGGGCCATGTGCGAGCGGCAAAAGCACCGTGGCCAAGATGCTAGCTGTGCAGCTCGAATACAAACTCATCAATACCGGCGCCATGTACCGCGCGGTCGGGCTTATGGCGCTCGAGAAAGGTATTGACCCTCTCGACGAGCCGGGCGTGGAAGCAATACTGCCGGGGGTTGCAATCGATTTCGCAGGTCCCGCCTCCAATCAACGCCTCATCCTGAACGGCCGGGATGTTACGGAGCGGATCGGTGAGCCGGACGTTGCCCAGGCGGCATCAAGCGTCTCCAGCTTATTGCCTGTTCGCAAAGAACTCGTCGCCCGGCAACAGGCGATGGCCAGGGCCGGCGGCGTCGTGCTCGAGGGCCGGGACATCGGCACTGTTGTCCTCAAGGATGCCGAGTGCAAGTTCTTCATCACTGCCTCTCTCGAGGAGAGAGGGAGGCGCCGGCTCAAGGACTACGAGCGCATGGGCATCCACAAAACACTGTCTGAAGTCCAGGAGGAGCTCCGCCTTCGGGACCTGAATGACATGACGCGAAAGCACTCGCCGCTTGTTAAGGCCGAAGACGCCATTGAGATCGATACAACTGACCTCACAATCAAGGAGGTCATCGACCG
Protein-coding sequences here:
- a CDS encoding Tol-Pal system beta propeller repeat protein TolB — protein: DMRQWTSLSSIVLSPAYSPRGDRIAFISFEDSGSKLSMLDVVSGRVDEVLDCDGAVASPVWSLDGKRIAVAISKSGNSDIYVLDVVSEKLTRLTYSKSIETSPTFAHNGRSIAFMSDRTGRPQIYVMSIDGSGLRRLTFEGRHNECPAWSPDGSLIAYMSLLDNAFQLRLIGPDGEGTCALAEGLSDCESPAWSPDGEKLAFSAKKGGSFSSLYMINRDGSGLTETVSVLGNCTEPSWSP
- the cmk gene encoding (d)CMP kinase → MKRLKIAIDGPCASGKSTVAKMLAVQLEYKLINTGAMYRAVGLMALEKGIDPLDEPGVEAILPGVAIDFAGPASNQRLILNGRDVTERIGEPDVAQAASSVSSLLPVRKELVARQQAMARAGGVVLEGRDIGTVVLKDAECKFFITASLEERGRRRLKDYERMGIHKTLSEVQEELRLRDLNDMTRKHSPLVKAEDAIEIDTTDLTIKEVIDRLLGHIEGNCRRPPSERG